The following are encoded in a window of Chloroflexota bacterium genomic DNA:
- a CDS encoding ABC transporter ATP-binding protein — protein MLEVRDLYVGYYKDLNIMQGVSITAANGKITAILGANGVGKSTLLKAIFGFLTPNAGQVLLDDVEITGTPTHKLIDLGLSYIPQQPGIFRWMSVEENLEMGAWTFRGDKTRIQRKLAENYKRFPALKERRRSDAGELSGGMQRMVEVGRALMTDPKVILVDEPTAGLAKLLSEDVYAMLVRLRDEEGMTIILVDQEIRQALKIADYVYVLELGHNRFEGPVEEFTDLKKAFWA, from the coding sequence ATGCTTGAAGTGCGCGATCTCTACGTGGGCTACTACAAGGATCTCAACATCATGCAGGGGGTTTCGATCACCGCCGCCAACGGCAAGATCACCGCGATCCTGGGCGCCAACGGCGTGGGCAAGTCCACACTGCTCAAAGCCATCTTCGGCTTCCTGACCCCCAACGCCGGCCAGGTTCTTCTGGATGACGTCGAGATCACGGGTACCCCCACCCACAAACTCATCGATCTGGGTCTGTCCTACATCCCGCAACAGCCAGGGATCTTTCGCTGGATGTCGGTGGAAGAGAACCTGGAAATGGGCGCCTGGACCTTTAGGGGCGACAAGACTCGCATTCAACGCAAGTTGGCCGAGAACTACAAACGCTTTCCTGCCCTCAAGGAACGGCGCAGGTCAGATGCCGGCGAGCTCTCGGGCGGCATGCAGCGCATGGTGGAGGTGGGCCGGGCGCTGATGACCGATCCCAAGGTCATCCTGGTGGACGAGCCCACCGCGGGCCTGGCCAAGTTGCTTTCCGAGGACGTGTATGCCATGCTGGTACGACTGCGGGATGAGGAGGGCATGACCATCATTCTGGTGGACCAGGAGATACGCCAGGCGCTGAAGATAGCCGATTACGTCTATGTGTTGGAATTGGGGCACAATCGCTTCGAAGGGCCGGTAGAGGAGTTCACCGACCTGAAGAAGGCCTTTTGGGCCTGA
- a CDS encoding ABC transporter ATP-binding protein, whose translation MELEVRDISKDFGGVRALAHVSFTVRGNELLGLIGPNGAGKTTLINILDGVHRPTGGQVWFNGERIDGLPPYEIARRGIGRTFQVTRAFGRMTVLENLMVPALARNPRARQQDFYDQALQVLNFLTIDHLVNEYARGLSGGQQKLLELGRLLMLDPDIIILDEPFAGVHPKLMETIYEYIVEVNKQGKAIILISHDMESIFTLSRRLLVLNYGQVIADGEPKIVRENPGVIEAYLGEEEEDIGPVNEEHGLTALLEQKAGERGDA comes from the coding sequence ATGGAGCTGGAGGTGCGGGATATCAGCAAGGACTTCGGCGGCGTGCGTGCCCTTGCCCACGTCAGTTTCACCGTGCGGGGCAACGAGTTGCTGGGCCTGATCGGTCCCAACGGCGCGGGCAAAACCACCCTCATCAACATCCTGGACGGAGTCCACCGCCCCACGGGCGGCCAGGTCTGGTTCAATGGGGAACGGATCGACGGCCTGCCGCCCTATGAGATCGCACGGCGGGGGATCGGTCGCACCTTCCAGGTCACCCGCGCCTTCGGCAGGATGACCGTGCTGGAGAACCTGATGGTGCCCGCACTGGCCCGCAATCCCCGAGCGCGGCAGCAGGATTTCTACGACCAGGCCCTGCAGGTGCTGAACTTCCTGACCATCGATCACCTGGTGAACGAATATGCCCGTGGCCTGTCGGGGGGTCAGCAGAAGCTTCTGGAATTGGGACGACTCCTGATGCTGGATCCGGACATCATCATCCTGGACGAACCCTTTGCCGGTGTTCATCCCAAGCTCATGGAAACGATCTACGAATACATCGTCGAAGTCAACAAGCAGGGCAAGGCGATCATCCTGATCAGCCATGACATGGAGTCGATCTTCACTCTGAGCCGGCGCCTGCTGGTGCTGAACTATGGCCAGGTGATCGCCGATGGCGAACCGAAGATCGTGCGAGAGAACCCCGGCGTGATCGAGGCCTATCTGGGTGAGGAGGAAGAGGATATCGGCCCGGTCAACGAAGAACATGGCCTGACCGCCCTGCTGGAGCAGAAGGCCGGGGAGCGCGGCGATGCTTGA